In Candidatus Methylomirabilis limnetica, the following proteins share a genomic window:
- a CDS encoding 2,3-bisphosphoglycerate-independent phosphoglycerate mutase yields the protein MDLTLVKQLAISSSSKIVLLVADGLGGLPRETDGRSELEVARLPNLDALAARSLCGLIDMVGPGIIPGSGPGHLALFGYDPFIYQIGRGVLEACGIDLELRSSDVASRGNFCTLDEEGRVVDRRAGRITTETCQRLCVKLDQIRIEGVEVIVRPVKEHRFVVVFRGEGLSDALSESDPLVTGERPLPVKVVSPGAERTAELVNQFLDQAREALKDEKPANMVLLRGFAAPPQLPAFPDLLRLRAVAITCYPMYRGLAKLIGMDALPFCADLDDELRALSRNYDQHDFFYVHFKAPDRAGEDGDFDAKVAALEELDRRIPDFLNFHPDVFIVTGDHSTPAILKGHSWHPVPFLLWSRWSRSAGVGRFTERECAQGPLGRMPAIDLMPLAMANALRFKKFGA from the coding sequence ATGGATCTAACACTTGTTAAACAGCTAGCCATCTCCTCATCTTCCAAGATCGTTCTGTTGGTAGCTGACGGGTTGGGGGGCCTGCCGAGAGAGACGGATGGTCGAAGTGAGTTGGAGGTGGCCAGACTCCCCAATCTTGATGCCCTTGCAGCGCGCTCCCTCTGCGGTCTAATCGACATGGTGGGTCCCGGGATTATCCCGGGCAGTGGACCGGGGCATCTCGCTCTCTTTGGCTACGATCCTTTTATATACCAAATCGGACGAGGGGTTCTTGAAGCGTGCGGTATCGACCTGGAACTTCGTTCAAGCGATGTGGCAAGTCGAGGTAACTTCTGCACGCTTGATGAGGAGGGAAGAGTCGTCGACCGGCGCGCCGGTCGAATTACGACTGAGACCTGCCAGCGCCTCTGTGTCAAGCTCGATCAGATCAGGATCGAGGGGGTGGAGGTTATTGTCAGGCCCGTCAAGGAGCATCGGTTTGTCGTCGTGTTTCGGGGGGAGGGGCTCTCTGATGCCCTCTCCGAATCCGATCCTCTGGTCACAGGTGAGCGACCCCTTCCTGTAAAGGTTGTCAGCCCAGGAGCGGAACGGACGGCGGAGCTTGTCAATCAGTTCCTGGATCAGGCGCGTGAGGCACTGAAGGATGAAAAGCCGGCAAATATGGTGCTACTCAGGGGATTTGCCGCGCCGCCACAGCTCCCTGCATTTCCGGATCTGTTGCGGCTCCGGGCGGTAGCGATTACCTGTTATCCGATGTACCGCGGTCTCGCCAAGCTAATCGGGATGGATGCGTTACCCTTTTGTGCCGACTTGGATGACGAGCTACGCGCATTGTCCCGGAACTACGACCAGCATGACTTCTTCTACGTACACTTCAAGGCGCCTGATCGAGCCGGAGAGGATGGCGACTTTGACGCGAAAGTTGCCGCGCTGGAAGAGCTGGATCGGCGCATTCCGGATTTCCTGAATTTCCACCCCGATGTGTTTATCGTGACCGGCGATCATTCGACACCGGCTATTCTTAAAGGCCATAGCTGGCATCCGGTGCCATTCCTGCTCTGGTCACGATGGTCTCGTTCCGCCGGGGTCGGCAGATTTACGGAAAGAGAGTGCGCTCAGGGACCTTTAGGGAGAATGCCGGCAATCGATCTTATGCCCCTGGCAATGGCCAACGCTCTGAGGTTCAAGAAGTTTGGGGCGTGA
- a CDS encoding lysylphosphatidylglycerol synthase transmembrane domain-containing protein, which yields MSQETNKRSSRIFHVLAPLAGVVLFSYLIYKAGARELWEGVVHFGFGIVLFLALEGVGDVMRAIATRYCFSPDSPKVPLVSLLYMRCTGAAYNFITPTSGFGGEVVKVMLLEKHVSRSEAARVVIIDKFTYGIVQFGMAFLGSAVVLFWTPLDLGLKLTFWAASAAMWGGFIGFLVVQRQGWFSGFLGRAVGVVAGRQAREWVETNLAELDGRLRSHYEKQGKDLILAMFWHALACMMGIVQAGLFLWFVFGVNDWTKASAIWFFGSWFDCIIFMVPAGLGTQELTRALIFERAIGFTFSEGVAFSMILRINQIFWTAVGLGTYALEMALSRRRLGSALVKTESDAAL from the coding sequence ATGAGCCAGGAAACGAATAAGCGCAGCTCCCGAATCTTCCACGTTCTTGCGCCGCTCGCCGGCGTTGTACTCTTCAGCTACCTGATCTATAAAGCGGGAGCGCGGGAGCTGTGGGAGGGAGTCGTACACTTCGGATTTGGGATTGTCCTCTTCCTTGCGCTGGAGGGGGTGGGCGACGTCATGCGCGCCATAGCGACACGCTACTGCTTCAGCCCGGACAGCCCGAAGGTGCCGCTGGTAAGCCTGTTGTACATGCGCTGTACCGGAGCGGCGTACAACTTCATCACGCCGACCTCCGGGTTTGGTGGTGAGGTGGTCAAGGTGATGCTCCTGGAAAAGCACGTCTCGCGTAGCGAGGCGGCGAGAGTAGTGATCATCGACAAGTTCACGTACGGCATCGTACAGTTCGGGATGGCCTTTTTGGGGTCTGCGGTGGTCCTGTTCTGGACGCCGCTAGACCTGGGCCTGAAACTTACGTTCTGGGCCGCGAGCGCGGCTATGTGGGGCGGCTTCATCGGTTTTCTGGTCGTGCAGCGGCAGGGGTGGTTCAGTGGGTTTCTTGGCCGTGCCGTAGGGGTTGTTGCCGGGCGGCAGGCGCGCGAGTGGGTCGAGACGAACCTTGCCGAATTGGACGGCCGGCTGCGCAGTCACTACGAGAAGCAGGGGAAGGATCTGATCCTGGCGATGTTCTGGCACGCCCTGGCGTGTATGATGGGGATCGTGCAGGCGGGGCTCTTCCTCTGGTTTGTCTTCGGCGTGAACGACTGGACCAAGGCGTCCGCGATCTGGTTCTTCGGAAGCTGGTTCGACTGCATTATCTTCATGGTTCCGGCGGGGCTCGGGACTCAGGAGCTGACACGCGCGCTGATCTTCGAAAGGGCAATCGGCTTTACCTTCAGCGAGGGCGTGGCGTTTTCGATGATCCTGCGAATCAACCAGATATTCTGGACCGCAGTCGGCCTGGGGACGTACGCATTGGAGATGGCGCTGAGTCGGCGGCGGCTAGGGAGCGCACTTGTCAAGACAGAATCAGACGCCGCGCTGT
- a CDS encoding radical SAM protein, whose amino-acid sequence MSKVGLYWRLFQGVVENPRYYYFVLRRSAYDKTVRQLANNNLPEKGTFYPVKLDLRVIYGCNLRCKMCGQWGDTGTYFSYDTAKLQRKLDLQVIEGVVEELVPHGLRYVDLEGGETFLYPQIIELFRMLKRHRLFVKPVTNGTLLKKYARELIDTGIDAIHVSVDGDKDAHNFVRQADWAYDKMLEGLEAIIMERQRRNRHTPLVHVSFTMTRHNKALSAYKLCEELAGKGLLDVLCIKSNPIWVSTANGEAYNKMIAKYFDISGPTSWTGFVEDYRDFEEEAKEIAQTIRQLKTKDYDFFVHHLPSIPLAEIPKLYTDYNWNLGRTHCPVPYLEPTIDVDGHVYPCNLFTDEPLSMGNVNEKPFLDIWFGDKYQTFRRMLSEQGGLLPICNRCCQLTEH is encoded by the coding sequence ATGTCAAAAGTCGGCCTCTACTGGCGCCTCTTTCAGGGCGTTGTCGAAAACCCGCGCTACTACTACTTCGTCCTCCGAAGGAGCGCCTACGACAAAACTGTCAGACAGCTCGCGAACAATAACCTTCCTGAGAAGGGGACCTTTTATCCCGTCAAGCTCGACCTGCGCGTCATCTACGGCTGTAACCTCCGCTGTAAGATGTGCGGCCAGTGGGGCGATACGGGGACGTACTTCAGTTACGATACCGCCAAGCTCCAGCGCAAACTCGATCTTCAGGTAATCGAGGGGGTTGTGGAGGAGCTTGTGCCACACGGTCTAAGATACGTTGATTTGGAGGGTGGCGAGACGTTTCTCTATCCTCAGATCATCGAGCTCTTCCGGATGCTCAAGCGCCACCGTCTCTTCGTGAAGCCTGTCACCAACGGCACACTCTTAAAAAAGTATGCGCGCGAGCTAATCGACACGGGGATCGATGCGATCCATGTGTCGGTCGACGGTGACAAGGACGCGCACAACTTTGTACGCCAGGCAGATTGGGCGTACGATAAGATGCTGGAGGGGTTGGAGGCGATTATTATGGAGCGGCAGCGCCGCAACCGTCATACGCCGCTTGTGCATGTGAGCTTCACCATGACGCGCCACAACAAGGCCCTGTCGGCATATAAGCTTTGCGAGGAGCTGGCTGGGAAGGGGTTGCTGGACGTCCTTTGCATCAAATCGAACCCGATTTGGGTTTCCACGGCCAATGGCGAAGCCTATAATAAGATGATCGCAAAGTACTTCGATATAAGCGGCCCCACGAGCTGGACAGGGTTCGTTGAGGACTATCGCGATTTTGAGGAGGAGGCGAAGGAGATCGCTCAGACGATCCGCCAACTCAAGACCAAGGATTACGACTTTTTCGTTCACCACCTCCCATCGATCCCATTGGCGGAAATTCCAAAACTATATACGGACTACAACTGGAATCTCGGGCGCACCCACTGCCCGGTACCCTATCTTGAGCCGACGATCGACGTCGACGGTCACGTCTATCCGTGTAACCTCTTTACGGACGAGCCGCTCTCGATGGGAAACGTCAACGAGAAGCCGTTTCTCGATATCTGGTTCGGCGACAAGTATCAGACCTTCCGGCGGATGCTGTCGGAGCAGGGCGGCCTCCTGCCAATCTGCAACCGCTGCTGTCAACTCACCGAACATTAG